A genomic segment from Microcella flavibacter encodes:
- a CDS encoding DsbA family protein, whose amino-acid sequence MTDSDAASSSEGAIERRAEARDKARQLRATQKRKDRRLRLLLQGGLGLAVVAVIAIVAVVIVGSVRPEGSGPRNMASDGIRFDAGFEVSTTAGLAPGEQPTPSEPSAAGVVDVVVFTDYLCIFCADFEAEMDDLLTTLVDSGAATLEIHPLSTLTNRSAGTQYSLRAANAAACTANFAPASFLAVHSALFEAQPEPDTEGLTDAELLELVQQAGADSGSMERCIEERRFSEWVQAATARAQTGPLPVASTEVESLGGTPLVLVNGVRYAGTDPFDAADFSQFILQAAGDDIDLEPSPSPSPSPSASPAAP is encoded by the coding sequence ATGACGGACAGCGACGCGGCGAGCAGCTCGGAGGGCGCGATCGAGCGCCGCGCCGAGGCCCGCGACAAGGCCCGCCAGCTGCGGGCGACGCAGAAGCGCAAGGACCGCCGACTGCGCCTGCTGCTGCAGGGCGGCCTGGGCCTCGCGGTCGTCGCGGTCATCGCGATCGTCGCCGTCGTCATCGTCGGCTCGGTGCGCCCGGAGGGCTCCGGCCCGCGCAACATGGCCAGCGACGGCATCCGCTTCGACGCCGGCTTCGAGGTCAGCACCACGGCGGGGCTCGCGCCCGGCGAGCAGCCGACCCCGTCCGAGCCGAGCGCCGCGGGCGTCGTCGACGTCGTCGTCTTCACCGACTACCTGTGCATCTTCTGCGCCGACTTCGAGGCCGAGATGGATGACCTGCTCACGACCCTCGTCGACTCGGGCGCCGCGACCCTCGAGATCCACCCCCTCTCGACGCTGACGAACCGCTCGGCGGGCACGCAGTACTCCCTGCGCGCGGCGAACGCCGCGGCGTGCACGGCGAACTTCGCGCCGGCCTCGTTCCTCGCGGTGCACTCGGCGCTCTTCGAGGCCCAGCCGGAGCCCGACACCGAGGGGCTCACCGATGCCGAGCTGCTCGAGCTCGTGCAGCAGGCGGGCGCCGACTCCGGATCGATGGAGCGCTGCATCGAAGAGCGCCGCTTCTCGGAGTGGGTGCAGGCCGCGACCGCCCGCGCGCAGACGGGGCCGCTGCCCGTCGCCTCGACCGAGGTCGAGTCGCTCGGCGGCACCCCGCTCGTGCTCGTCAACGGCGTGCGCTACGCCGGCACCGACCCCTTCGACGCGGCCGACTTCTCGCAGTTCATCCTGCAGGCGGCCGGCGACGACATCGACCTCGAGCCCTCGCCGTCGCCGTCTCCGTCGCCCTCGGCATCCCCCGCAGCCCCCTGA
- the ispD gene encoding 2-C-methyl-D-erythritol 4-phosphate cytidylyltransferase — translation MTATAPTLGIVIVAAGSGTRLGHPEPKAFVALAGRSLLERSLATVLSLAEPAAVVVVAPASHRQQAHDIAQRIGGAARDHIAVVDGGSSRQASVARGIAALPEGLEVVLVHDAARALQPVAVAERVVARVRETGSGVIPVMPVIDTIARRDAEGRVVGQVDRSELAAVQTPQGFPAAAYRAALEGATAEHTDDAGVFAAAGGEIVAVDGDAHGFKVTTPWDLRRAELLLESERPRLRTGIGIDVHAYDEAAPMWLGGLYWPDEPGLAGHSDGDAISHAVCDALLSAAGLGDIGSRFGVDDPRFADARGAVFLSATVELVRAAGFEIVNVAVQVVARRPRFSPRRHEVEALLTGVLGAPVSVAATTSDGLGFTGRGEGVTAVATALLSA, via the coding sequence GTGACCGCCACCGCGCCGACGCTCGGCATCGTGATCGTCGCGGCGGGCAGCGGAACCCGGCTCGGGCATCCCGAACCGAAGGCCTTCGTCGCCCTCGCGGGGCGGTCGCTGCTCGAGCGCTCGCTCGCGACCGTGCTCTCGCTCGCCGAGCCCGCGGCCGTCGTCGTCGTCGCCCCCGCGAGCCACCGGCAGCAGGCGCACGACATCGCCCAGCGCATCGGCGGGGCCGCGCGCGACCACATCGCGGTCGTCGACGGCGGCTCCAGCCGGCAGGCCTCGGTCGCCCGCGGCATCGCCGCGCTGCCGGAGGGGCTCGAGGTCGTGCTCGTGCACGATGCGGCGCGCGCCCTGCAGCCCGTCGCCGTCGCCGAGCGGGTCGTCGCCCGCGTGCGCGAGACCGGCTCGGGCGTCATCCCCGTCATGCCCGTCATCGACACCATCGCCCGGCGCGACGCCGAGGGCCGCGTCGTCGGGCAGGTCGACCGCAGCGAGCTCGCCGCCGTGCAGACCCCGCAGGGGTTCCCGGCCGCGGCCTACCGCGCCGCGCTCGAGGGCGCGACGGCCGAGCACACCGATGACGCCGGGGTCTTCGCCGCGGCCGGGGGCGAGATCGTCGCCGTCGACGGCGACGCGCACGGCTTCAAGGTGACCACCCCGTGGGATCTGCGCCGGGCCGAGCTGCTGCTCGAATCCGAGCGCCCGCGCCTGCGCACCGGCATCGGCATCGACGTGCACGCCTACGACGAGGCGGCGCCGATGTGGCTCGGCGGCCTCTACTGGCCCGACGAGCCAGGCCTCGCCGGCCACAGCGACGGCGACGCGATCAGCCACGCGGTCTGCGACGCCCTCCTCTCGGCCGCCGGGCTCGGCGACATCGGATCGCGCTTCGGCGTCGACGACCCGCGGTTCGCCGACGCGCGCGGGGCCGTCTTCCTCAGCGCCACCGTCGAGCTCGTGCGCGCCGCCGGCTTCGAGATCGTCAACGTCGCCGTGCAGGTCGTCGCCCGCCGCCCGCGCTTCTCGCCCCGCCGGCACGAGGTCGAGGCGCTGCTCACCGGCGTGCTCGGCGCCCCCGTCAGCGTCGCCGCCACCACGAGCGACGGGCTCGGCTTCACCGGCCGCGGCGAGGGCGTCACGGCCGTCGCGACGGCCCTCCTCTCGGCGTAG
- a CDS encoding Gfo/Idh/MocA family protein, which yields MSTRPRWGILATGGIARAMTGDLLLAGHTVTAVGSRRPEASQAFAAEFGIANAHGSYEALVADPEVDVVYVATPHSHHAANAILAIEAGKHVLVEKAFTLTQAEAQRVADAAEQAGVVVMEAMWTRFLPHMVRLREILASGILGEVRTVLADHTQALPTNPEHRLQNPELGGGALLDLGIYPVAFAVDVLGMPQGVHAHAALTPTGVDRQTAMILDYADGRQAVLHTALDTAGPNRAAVIGTEGSIEIDRTFYVPTSFTVRDRDWNEIERFESDVEGRGMQFQAAEMERRIAGEAASSLPLDETVAIMSLLDEVRRQIGVRYAADDA from the coding sequence GTGAGCACTCGACCGCGCTGGGGGATCCTGGCCACGGGCGGCATCGCCCGAGCGATGACCGGCGACCTGCTGCTCGCCGGCCACACCGTCACGGCGGTCGGCTCGCGCCGGCCCGAGGCCTCCCAGGCCTTCGCCGCCGAGTTCGGCATCGCGAACGCGCACGGCTCGTACGAGGCGCTCGTCGCCGACCCCGAGGTCGACGTCGTCTACGTCGCGACCCCGCACTCGCACCACGCGGCCAACGCGATCCTCGCGATCGAGGCCGGCAAGCACGTGCTCGTCGAGAAGGCCTTCACCCTCACGCAGGCCGAGGCGCAGCGCGTCGCCGACGCCGCCGAGCAGGCGGGCGTCGTCGTCATGGAGGCGATGTGGACGCGGTTCCTGCCGCACATGGTGCGCCTGCGCGAGATCCTCGCCTCGGGGATCCTCGGCGAGGTGCGCACCGTGCTCGCCGACCACACCCAGGCCCTGCCCACGAACCCCGAGCACCGCCTGCAGAACCCCGAGCTCGGAGGAGGGGCCCTGCTCGACCTCGGCATCTACCCCGTGGCCTTCGCCGTCGACGTGCTCGGCATGCCGCAGGGCGTGCACGCGCACGCCGCGCTCACCCCGACGGGCGTCGACCGGCAGACGGCGATGATCCTCGACTACGCCGACGGCCGGCAGGCGGTGCTGCACACGGCGCTCGACACCGCGGGCCCGAACCGCGCCGCCGTCATCGGCACCGAGGGCTCCATCGAGATCGACCGCACCTTCTACGTGCCCACCTCGTTCACCGTGCGCGACCGCGACTGGAACGAGATCGAGCGCTTCGAGAGCGACGTCGAGGGGCGCGGCATGCAGTTCCAGGCCGCCGAGATGGAGCGGCGCATCGCCGGCGAGGCGGCCAGTTCCCTCCCGCTCGACGAGACGGTGGCGATCATGAGCCTGCTCGACGAGGTGCGCCGCCAGATCGGCGTGCGCTACGCCGCCGACGACGCCTGA
- a CDS encoding response regulator transcription factor translates to MIRILIVDDEPSLSEPLAYLLSREGYETVVADDGNAALAEFDRGGADLVLLDLMLPGLPGTEVCRELRQRSSVPIIMLTAKDSEVDIVVGLELGADDYVTKPYSTRELLARIRAVLRRRVDEEDVDPGVLESGGVRMDIDRHQVSVDGATVAMPLKEFELLELLLRNAGRVLTRGQLIDRVWGADYFGDTKTLDVHVKRIRSKIEKDPSNPQLLLTVRGLGYRFEA, encoded by the coding sequence ATGATCCGCATCCTCATCGTCGACGACGAGCCCTCGCTCAGCGAGCCGCTCGCCTACCTGCTCTCCCGCGAGGGCTACGAGACCGTCGTGGCCGACGACGGCAATGCGGCGCTCGCCGAGTTCGACCGCGGCGGCGCCGATCTCGTGCTGCTCGACCTCATGCTGCCGGGCCTGCCGGGCACCGAGGTCTGCCGCGAGCTGCGCCAGCGCTCCTCCGTGCCGATCATCATGCTGACGGCGAAGGACAGCGAGGTCGACATCGTCGTGGGGCTCGAGCTCGGCGCGGACGACTACGTCACCAAGCCGTACTCGACGCGCGAGCTGCTCGCCCGGATCCGCGCGGTGCTGCGCCGGCGCGTCGACGAGGAGGACGTCGACCCCGGCGTGCTCGAGTCGGGCGGCGTGCGCATGGACATCGACCGCCACCAGGTGAGCGTCGACGGCGCGACCGTGGCGATGCCGCTCAAGGAGTTCGAGCTGCTCGAGCTGCTGCTGCGCAACGCCGGCCGCGTGCTCACGCGCGGCCAGCTCATCGACCGCGTCTGGGGCGCCGACTACTTCGGCGACACCAAGACCCTCGACGTGCACGTCAAGCGCATCCGCTCGAAGATCGAGAAGGACCCGTCGAACCCGCAGCTGCTGCTGACCGTGCGCGGGCTCGGCTACCGCTTCGAGGCGTAG
- the rlmB gene encoding 23S rRNA (guanosine(2251)-2'-O)-methyltransferase RlmB, whose protein sequence is MAKQGRPGARRTKKGPTVGSGGQGRQALEGRGPTPKAEDRTWHPAGKRKIAQDRLEEARSRGGRAPDRKPNATTSTSGGPRSAKRAGDHEVLSGRNSVVEALRAKIPATALYIAARVEMDDRVKEALGLATKRGVPVLEIMRPELERLTGPDSVHQGIALTVPAYQYAHPLDLVESARKKGQVPLLMALDGVTDPRNLGAIIRSTAAFGGHGVIVPQRRSVGVTAAAWKTSAGAAARTPVAMAPNLTQTLKQLKSEGMFILGLDGGGDVSLPQLELADQPIVIVVGSEGKGLSRLVTETCDAIVSIPITAATESLNAGIAASVTLYEVARRRGAK, encoded by the coding sequence ATGGCTAAGCAGGGGCGCCCCGGCGCACGCAGGACGAAGAAGGGCCCCACCGTCGGATCGGGCGGGCAGGGCCGCCAGGCCCTCGAGGGCCGCGGCCCCACTCCGAAGGCGGAGGACCGCACCTGGCACCCGGCGGGCAAGCGGAAGATCGCGCAGGACCGCCTCGAGGAGGCGCGCTCGCGCGGCGGCCGCGCCCCCGACCGCAAGCCGAACGCCACGACGTCGACGAGCGGCGGGCCGCGCTCGGCGAAGCGCGCCGGCGACCACGAGGTGCTGAGCGGCCGCAACTCGGTCGTCGAGGCGCTGCGCGCGAAGATCCCCGCGACGGCGCTCTACATCGCCGCCCGCGTCGAGATGGACGACCGCGTCAAGGAGGCCCTCGGCCTCGCGACGAAGCGCGGCGTTCCCGTGCTCGAGATCATGCGGCCCGAGCTCGAGCGCCTCACCGGCCCCGACTCGGTGCACCAGGGCATCGCCCTCACCGTGCCGGCGTACCAGTACGCGCACCCGCTCGACCTCGTCGAGTCCGCCCGCAAGAAGGGCCAGGTGCCGCTCCTCATGGCGCTCGACGGCGTCACCGATCCGCGCAACCTCGGCGCGATCATCCGCTCGACGGCCGCGTTCGGCGGGCACGGCGTGATCGTGCCGCAGCGCCGCTCGGTCGGCGTCACCGCCGCCGCGTGGAAGACCTCGGCCGGCGCCGCCGCGCGCACGCCCGTCGCGATGGCCCCGAATCTCACGCAGACCCTCAAGCAGCTGAAGAGCGAGGGGATGTTCATCCTCGGGCTCGACGGCGGCGGCGACGTCTCCCTGCCCCAGCTCGAGCTCGCCGACCAGCCGATCGTCATCGTCGTCGGCAGCGAGGGCAAGGGCCTGTCGCGCCTCGTCACCGAGACCTGCGACGCGATCGTCTCCATCCCGATCACGGCGGCGACCGAGTCGCTCAACGCGGGCATCGCGGCGAGCGTCACGCTGTACGAGGTGGCGCGGAGGCGCGGGGCGAAGTAG
- a CDS encoding ABC transporter ATP-binding protein, protein MASVTFDKATRLYPGSTVPAVDAIDLQVADGEFLVLVGPSGCGKSTTLRMLAGLEEVNDGNIFIGDRNVTDVPPKDRDIAMVFQNYALYPHMTVAENMGFALKIAGVAKEERATRVLEAAKLLDLEPYLDRKPKALSGGQRQRVAMGRAIVRQPQVFLMDEPLSNLDAKLRVQTRTQIASLQRRLGVTTVYVTHDQTEALTMGDRIAVLKDGVMQQVGTPRDLYETPRNVFVAGFIGSPAMNLFPATIVDGGVQFGTGIAPVDRDSLSDATDPSVTVGVRPEDLIVGAAGSQGLSVEVDVVEELGADGYLYGHADVNGQRVDVVARVDGRSHPNAGETVVVTPEPKHVHVFDTGTGLRLNRAPITAA, encoded by the coding sequence ATGGCATCAGTCACGTTCGACAAGGCCACCCGCCTGTACCCCGGATCGACCGTCCCCGCGGTCGACGCGATCGACCTGCAGGTCGCCGACGGCGAGTTCCTCGTCCTCGTCGGCCCCTCCGGCTGCGGCAAGTCGACCACCCTGCGCATGCTCGCCGGCCTCGAAGAGGTCAACGACGGCAACATCTTCATCGGCGACCGCAACGTCACCGACGTGCCGCCGAAGGACCGCGACATCGCGATGGTGTTCCAGAACTACGCGCTGTACCCCCACATGACGGTCGCCGAGAACATGGGCTTCGCGCTCAAGATCGCCGGCGTCGCCAAGGAGGAGCGCGCCACCCGCGTGCTCGAGGCCGCGAAGCTGCTCGACCTCGAGCCCTACCTCGACCGCAAGCCCAAGGCCCTCTCCGGCGGTCAGCGCCAGCGCGTCGCCATGGGCCGCGCCATCGTGCGCCAGCCCCAGGTGTTCCTCATGGACGAGCCGCTGTCGAACCTCGACGCCAAGCTGCGCGTGCAGACCCGCACCCAGATCGCCTCGCTGCAGCGCCGCCTCGGCGTCACCACGGTCTACGTCACGCACGACCAGACCGAGGCCCTCACCATGGGCGACCGCATCGCCGTGCTGAAGGATGGCGTCATGCAGCAGGTCGGCACGCCCCGCGACCTCTACGAGACCCCGCGCAACGTGTTCGTCGCCGGCTTCATCGGCTCGCCCGCCATGAACCTGTTCCCCGCCACCATCGTCGACGGCGGCGTGCAGTTCGGCACCGGCATCGCGCCGGTCGACCGCGACTCGCTCTCCGACGCCACCGACCCCTCGGTGACCGTGGGCGTGCGCCCCGAGGACCTCATCGTCGGCGCCGCCGGCTCGCAGGGCCTCTCGGTCGAGGTCGACGTCGTCGAGGAGCTCGGCGCCGACGGCTACCTCTACGGTCACGCCGACGTCAACGGCCAGCGCGTCGACGTCGTCGCCCGCGTCGACGGCCGCTCGCACCCGAACGCCGGCGAGACCGTCGTCGTGACCCCCGAGCCCAAGCACGTTCACGTCTTCGACACCGGCACCGGCCTGCGCCTCAACCGGGCGCCGATCACCGCCGCCTGA
- a CDS encoding DUF4032 domain-containing protein, translating to MSASLNITAAVVDPGLLDLPWNLPLDVWPDDAIAALPKGISRHLVRFVHLSGSVVAIKETTEEMARREYDMLRTLQRLEIPCVDPVAVITGRLDDEGRELMPVLVTRHLRFSLPYRALYSQTLRPDTATRLVDALALLLVRLHIVGFFWGDVSISNTLFRRDAGAFAAYLVDAETGQLYEGGLSNGQRENDLEIGRVNIAGELLDLEAGGRLDDNVDAVEVSNRIIEAYRTLWKELTGWESFDRSERWRITQRVERLNDLGFDIEELAIRTDGDSTEVRIQPKVVDAGHHTRRLIRLTGIDAGENQARRLLNDLDSYVAANYPNRDADEEVVAHEWLVRVFEPVVRAIPRDLRGKLEGPEVFHQLLEHRWYLSQNEKRAIPLAEALSSYIDTVLRHRRDEATVIAPTTETITLPPTLDTGEIELALGDDEDDIVTGSWRDKV from the coding sequence ATGAGCGCATCGCTGAACATCACCGCCGCCGTCGTCGACCCGGGTCTGCTCGACCTGCCGTGGAACCTGCCGCTCGACGTCTGGCCCGACGACGCGATCGCCGCCCTGCCCAAGGGCATCTCGCGCCACCTCGTGCGCTTCGTGCACCTCAGCGGCTCGGTCGTCGCCATCAAGGAGACGACGGAGGAGATGGCGCGGCGCGAGTACGACATGCTGCGCACGCTGCAGCGCCTCGAGATCCCCTGCGTCGACCCCGTCGCCGTCATCACCGGCCGCCTCGACGACGAGGGCCGCGAGCTCATGCCGGTGCTCGTCACCCGTCACCTGCGCTTCTCGCTGCCCTACCGTGCCCTCTACTCGCAGACGCTGCGCCCCGACACCGCCACGCGTCTCGTCGACGCCCTCGCCCTGCTGCTCGTGCGCCTGCACATCGTCGGCTTCTTCTGGGGCGACGTGTCGATCTCGAACACGCTGTTCCGCCGCGACGCGGGCGCCTTCGCCGCCTACCTCGTCGACGCCGAGACCGGCCAGCTCTACGAGGGCGGGCTCTCGAACGGGCAGCGCGAGAACGACCTCGAGATCGGCCGCGTCAACATCGCCGGCGAGCTGCTCGACCTCGAGGCCGGCGGGCGCCTCGACGACAACGTCGACGCCGTCGAGGTCTCGAATCGCATCATCGAGGCCTACCGCACGCTGTGGAAGGAGCTCACCGGCTGGGAGTCCTTCGACCGCTCCGAGCGCTGGCGCATCACGCAGCGCGTCGAGCGCCTCAACGACCTCGGCTTCGACATCGAGGAGCTCGCGATCCGCACCGACGGCGACAGCACCGAGGTGCGCATCCAGCCGAAGGTGGTGGATGCCGGGCATCACACCCGCCGCCTCATCCGTCTCACGGGCATCGACGCCGGCGAGAACCAGGCGCGGCGCCTGCTCAACGACCTCGACTCATACGTCGCCGCGAACTACCCGAACCGGGATGCCGACGAGGAGGTCGTCGCCCACGAGTGGCTCGTGCGCGTGTTCGAGCCCGTCGTCCGCGCCATCCCGAGGGACTTGCGCGGCAAGCTCGAGGGGCCGGAGGTGTTCCACCAGCTGCTCGAGCACCGCTGGTACCTCTCGCAGAACGAGAAGCGCGCCATCCCCCTCGCCGAGGCCCTCAGCTCGTACATCGACACCGTGCTGCGCCACCGCCGCGACGAGGCGACCGTGATCGCCCCGACCACCGAGACGATCACGCTGCCCCCGACCCTCGACACCGGCGAGATCGAGCTGGCGCTCGGCGACGACGAGGACGACATCGTGACGGGCTCCTGGCGCGACAAGGTCTGA
- a CDS encoding sensor histidine kinase, whose product MDAALLVPLALVLGAVIGGGAVSAVVIAVRRGRTAAEVISTAVPDGVEQVLDALESAGAVLDPSNNVVKASPGAVALGLVWQRSLVHPSLLALVDAVRRSGEPMTEEVDLARGPLGDASIHLTVRVARLGTRFVLLLAEDRTESVRLDAVRRDFVANISHELKTPIGAVGLLAEALEHAADDPAQVQRFAKRLSKESKRLAGMTQEIIELSRLQAADALADPQEVDIDRVITAAIDQNRVTADAQRIQLVSGGDRRTRVWGDEAMLVSAVHNLIANAIQYSVAPARVGVGVSERDDVVEIAVTDQGIGIPEEELDRVFERFFRVDQARARATGGTGLGLSIVKHVAQNHGGDVRVWSQPGRGSTFTIRIPRVVDEPSAAPQPVKARA is encoded by the coding sequence ATGGACGCGGCCCTGCTGGTGCCCCTCGCTCTCGTGCTCGGCGCGGTGATCGGGGGCGGAGCCGTCTCCGCCGTCGTCATCGCGGTGCGGCGCGGGCGCACGGCCGCCGAGGTCATCTCCACCGCGGTGCCCGACGGCGTCGAGCAGGTGCTCGACGCGCTCGAGTCCGCGGGCGCCGTCCTCGACCCGAGCAACAACGTCGTCAAGGCCTCGCCGGGGGCCGTCGCCCTCGGGCTCGTCTGGCAGCGAAGCCTCGTGCACCCGAGCCTGCTGGCCCTCGTCGACGCGGTGCGTCGGTCGGGCGAGCCGATGACGGAGGAGGTGGATCTCGCGCGCGGTCCGCTGGGCGATGCGAGCATCCATCTGACGGTGCGCGTCGCCCGCCTCGGCACGCGCTTCGTGCTGCTGCTCGCCGAGGACAGGACGGAGTCGGTGCGGCTCGACGCCGTGCGCCGCGATTTCGTCGCCAACATCAGCCACGAGCTCAAGACCCCGATCGGCGCGGTCGGCCTGCTGGCCGAGGCGCTCGAGCACGCGGCCGACGACCCGGCGCAGGTGCAGCGCTTCGCCAAGCGCCTCAGCAAGGAGTCGAAGCGCCTCGCCGGCATGACGCAGGAGATCATCGAGCTCTCGCGGCTGCAGGCGGCCGACGCGCTCGCCGACCCGCAGGAGGTCGACATCGACCGGGTCATCACCGCCGCGATCGATCAGAACCGGGTGACGGCGGATGCCCAGCGCATCCAGCTCGTCAGCGGCGGCGATCGGCGCACCCGCGTCTGGGGCGACGAGGCGATGCTCGTCTCGGCGGTGCACAACCTCATCGCCAACGCCATCCAGTACTCCGTGGCCCCGGCCCGCGTCGGCGTCGGCGTCTCGGAGCGCGACGACGTCGTCGAGATCGCCGTGACCGACCAGGGCATCGGCATCCCCGAGGAGGAGCTCGACCGCGTCTTCGAGCGCTTCTTCCGCGTCGATCAGGCGCGCGCCCGCGCGACCGGCGGCACCGGTCTCGGCTTGAGCATCGTCAAGCACGTCGCCCAGAACCACGGCGGCGACGTGCGGGTCTGGTCCCAACCCGGCCGCGGCTCGACGTTCACCATCCGCATCCCCCGCGTCGTCGACGAGCCGTCGGCGGCACCCCAACCCGTGAAGGCCCGCGCATGA
- a CDS encoding CarD family transcriptional regulator, whose translation MLFQVGETVVYPHHGAATIIEVKNRTIRGEEKLYLKLNVTQGDLTIEVPADNVDLVGVRDVIGQDGLDKVFEVLRAPFTEEPTNWSRRYKANLEKLASGDVIKVSEVVRDLWRRDQDRGLSAGEKRMLAKARQILISELALAEKTDEEKASTVLDEVLAS comes from the coding sequence ATGCTTTTTCAGGTCGGCGAGACGGTCGTTTACCCCCACCACGGTGCGGCAACCATCATTGAGGTCAAGAACCGGACGATCCGGGGTGAAGAGAAGCTGTACCTGAAGCTCAACGTCACCCAGGGCGACCTGACCATCGAGGTCCCCGCCGACAACGTCGACCTCGTCGGCGTGCGCGACGTCATCGGCCAGGACGGCCTGGACAAGGTGTTCGAGGTGCTGCGCGCGCCGTTCACCGAGGAGCCGACCAACTGGTCGCGCCGGTACAAGGCCAACCTCGAGAAGCTCGCCTCGGGCGACGTCATCAAGGTCTCCGAGGTCGTGCGCGACCTGTGGCGCCGCGATCAGGACCGCGGCCTCAGCGCCGGCGAGAAGCGCATGCTCGCCAAGGCCCGGCAGATCCTGATCTCCGAGCTCGCTCTCGCCGAGAAGACCGACGAGGAGAAGGCCTCGACCGTCCTCGACGAGGTCCTGGCCTCCTAA
- the cysS gene encoding cysteine--tRNA ligase: MSVRLHDSLRQAVVDLAPREPGRIGMYVCGPTVQSAPHIGHLRSALVYDLWRRWLTHRGYAVTFIRNVTDIDDKILQNASDDEPWFALAYRVEIEFTAAYRALGILPPTYEPRATASIDRMQRLTARLIERGHAYAAEDGSGDVYFDVRSWPAYGELTRQSPDDMDAADDAPARAKRDARDFALWKGAKSGEPSTAQWDSPWGPGRPGWHIECSAMAQRYLGHAFDIHGGGLDLRFPHHENELAQSQAAGDEFAAHWVHNGLVTVGGQKMSKSLGNSVFAAELLASARPVVLRFWLSSAHYRSTIDYTAGSLAEAEAAFARIETFLARAAKRAPVTAGEVPEAFAAAMDDDLAVPQALAALHEAVRAGNAALDADDAETAARSAAEVAAMLAVLGLDLEGLGGAGAGGRSEGEHAALDALVQRLIDERRAARAARDWTTADRVRDDLAGAGIQLDDTPDGTDWRLDG; this comes from the coding sequence ATGAGCGTCCGCCTGCACGACAGCCTCCGGCAGGCCGTCGTCGACCTCGCTCCGCGCGAGCCCGGGCGCATCGGCATGTACGTCTGCGGGCCGACGGTGCAGTCGGCGCCGCACATCGGGCACCTGCGCAGCGCGCTCGTCTACGACCTGTGGCGGCGCTGGCTGACGCACCGCGGCTACGCCGTGACCTTCATCCGCAACGTCACCGACATCGACGACAAGATCCTGCAGAACGCGAGCGACGACGAGCCGTGGTTCGCCCTCGCGTACCGGGTCGAGATCGAGTTCACCGCCGCGTACCGTGCGCTGGGCATCCTGCCGCCGACCTACGAGCCCCGCGCGACCGCCAGCATCGACCGCATGCAGCGCCTCACCGCGCGGCTCATCGAGCGCGGCCACGCCTACGCGGCCGAGGACGGCAGCGGCGACGTCTACTTCGACGTGCGCTCCTGGCCCGCCTACGGCGAGCTCACCCGGCAGAGCCCCGATGACATGGATGCCGCGGACGACGCCCCCGCCCGGGCGAAGCGGGACGCGCGCGACTTCGCCCTGTGGAAGGGCGCCAAGAGCGGCGAGCCCTCGACCGCGCAGTGGGACTCGCCCTGGGGCCCCGGCCGCCCGGGCTGGCACATCGAGTGCTCGGCGATGGCGCAGCGCTACCTCGGGCACGCCTTCGACATCCACGGCGGAGGGCTCGACCTGCGGTTCCCGCACCACGAGAACGAGCTCGCGCAGTCGCAGGCTGCGGGGGACGAGTTCGCCGCGCACTGGGTGCACAACGGCCTCGTCACCGTCGGCGGGCAGAAGATGTCGAAGTCGCTCGGCAACTCCGTCTTCGCCGCCGAGCTGCTCGCCTCGGCCCGGCCGGTGGTGCTGCGCTTCTGGCTGAGCTCGGCGCACTACCGCTCGACCATCGACTACACCGCGGGCTCGCTCGCCGAGGCCGAGGCCGCGTTCGCGCGCATCGAGACCTTCCTCGCCCGAGCCGCGAAGCGCGCGCCCGTCACCGCGGGCGAGGTGCCCGAGGCCTTCGCCGCGGCGATGGATGACGACCTCGCCGTGCCGCAGGCCCTCGCCGCGCTGCACGAGGCCGTGCGCGCGGGCAACGCCGCCCTCGACGCCGACGATGCCGAGACCGCCGCCCGGAGCGCCGCCGAGGTCGCCGCCATGCTCGCCGTGCTCGGCCTCGACCTCGAGGGCCTCGGCGGCGCGGGCGCGGGCGGCCGCTCCGAGGGCGAGCACGCCGCCCTCGATGCGCTCGTGCAGCGCCTCATCGACGAGCGGCGCGCCGCCCGCGCGGCGCGAGACTGGACCACCGCGGACCGCGTCCGCGACGACTTGGCCGGGGCGGGCATCCAGCTCGACGACACCCCGGATGGAACCGACTGGAGACTCGATGGCTAA